In Cicer arietinum cultivar CDC Frontier isolate Library 1 chromosome 1, Cicar.CDCFrontier_v2.0, whole genome shotgun sequence, one DNA window encodes the following:
- the LOC101511804 gene encoding large ribosomal subunit protein P2B, translating to MKIIAAYLLSVLGGNSSPSADDVKKILHSVGIEAEDEKIELLLTEVKGKDFAELIASGREKLSSVPSGGGAVAVSAAPAGGAAAAAPAAEAKEEKKVEEKEESDDDMGFSLFD from the exons ATGAAGATCATCGCTGCTTACTTGTTGTCTGTATTGGGAGGTAACTCATCCCCTTCAGCCGATgatgttaaaaaaattctccACTCAG TTGGAATTGAGGCAGAAGATGAGAAGATTGAGCTTCTCCTAACTGAAGTTAAGGGAAAAGATTTTGCCGAGCTTATTGCTAGTGGAAGAGAAAAGTTGTCTTCAGTTCCTTCTGGTGGTGGTGCTGTTGCTGTTTCTGCTGCACCTGCCGGAGGTGCTGCAGCTGCCGCACCTGCTGCTGAAGCAAAGGAGGAGAAGAAGGTCGAAGAAAAGGAAGAATCCGATGAT GATATGGGATTCAGCTTATTCGACTAA
- the LOC101511479 gene encoding uncharacterized protein isoform X2: MSELLQHSLRKFTCTPNKAPTRRGIAAREYKHLRPCRCVTTQEDNWRVVVSNGKDSLDICRVVNGMWQTSGGWGRIDRDEAVSAMLKYTDAGLTTFDMADIYGPAEDLYGIFINRVRRERPPEFLEKVRGLTKWVPPPVKMTSSFVRDNINVSRKRMDVDSLDMLQFHWWDYSNSGYLDALKHLADLKGEGKIKTLALTNFDTERLQIILENEIPIVSNQVQHSLVDMRPQQRMAELCQLTGVKLITYGTVMGGLLSEKFLDANINIPFAGPAINTPSLQKYKRMVDAWGGWSLFQVLLRTLKQVASKHGVSIATVAVKYILDQPAVAGSMVGVRLGLSEHIKDSNAIFSLVLDEDDVSSIREASGKGKDLLKVIGDCGDEYRRA, encoded by the exons ATGTCAGAGTTATTGCAGCATTCTTTGAGAAAATTCACTTGCACTCCAAACAAAGCACCAACAAGAAGAGGAATTGCTGCAAGAGAATATAAGCATTTGAGACCTTGTCGGTGTGTGACTACGCAGGAGGATAACTGGCGCGTTGTGGTCAGTAATGGGAAGGATTCGTTGGATATATGCCGGGTTGTGAATGGAATGTGGCAAACTAGTGGTGGATGGGGCAGAATTGATAGGGATGAGGCTGTTAGTGCTATGCTTAAATACACTGATGCTGGACTCACCACTTTTGATATGGCTGATATAT ATGGGCCAGCTGAAGATTTATATGGGATTTTCATCAATCGAGTTCGTCGTGAGCGTCCACCAGAATTCTTGGAAAAGGTCAGAGG TCTCACTAAGTGGGTGCCACCGCCAGTTAAGATGACAAGTAGCTTCGTAAGAGACAATATTAATGTGTCAAGGAAGAGAATGGATGTGGATTCCTTGGACATGCTTCAGTTCCACTG GTGGGATTATTCAAATTCAGGATACCTTGATGCACTGAAACACCTTGCTGACTTGAAAGGAGAAG GTAAAATCAAGACTTTGGCTCTAACAAATTTTGATACTGAGAGATTACAAATTATTCTTGAAAATGAGATTCCCATTGTGAGCAATCAG GTACAACATTCACTTGTTGATATGCGTCCACAACAGAGAATGGCAGAGCTTTGTCAGCTTACAGGAGTCAAACTTATAAC GTATGGGACAGTGATGGGCGGTCTTTTGTCTGAGAAGTTCCTTGATGCCAACATCAACATTCCTTTTGCTGGACCAGCAATAAACACTCCCTCCCTCCAAAAATACAAAAGG ATGGTGGATGCTTGGGGAGGTTGGAGTTTGTTCCAAGTACTTCTTCGAACTCTTAAACAAGTAGCTTCTAAACATGGTGTTTCCATTGCAACAGTTGCTGTGAAGTATATACTAGACCAG CCTGCTGTAGCAGGATCAATGGTTGGTGTTAGACTTGGATTGTCAGAACATATTAAAGACTCAAATGCTATCTTTTCACTTGTTCTTGATGAAGACGATGTGAGCAGCATAAGAGAAGCATCTGGGAAAGGAAAGGATCTTCTTAAAGTGATTGGTGATTGTGGAGATGAGTATAGGCGTGCATGA